TGTTGGGCTTGTTCTCTTCTCTACAATGGACTGATACTAATGGGACACATAGGGCAGCCAGACAGGTTCAACTCCTGCCACAGAGAGTGTGTGGTGGTCATCAGCCACATCTCAGGAACTGTTGACAtctttattgcatttttggGGCCCTGTACTGTCATGGTTGTGCTCTATATGAGGGTGTTTGTAGTTGCTGTTACTCAGATGCGTGTCATTTACTCACAGACTGCTGCCACCAAGATGAGAGCGGCTCTGACTGCTAAAAGATCAGAGAGGAAAGCAGCCAGGACTCTTGGTATTTTGATAGTTGTgtttctgatgtgtttctgcCCGTATTACTACCCTGCTCTGGCAGGTCAAGACAACTCCAATAGCTTGTCATACTTCAGTGTGTTGTCATGGTTCACGTTGATGAACTCCACTGTGAACCCCCTGATCTACGCTCTGTTCTATACCTGGTTTAGAAAAGCTATCAAACTCATCATAACACTCAGAATACTGCAGTCTCGCTCCCAGGAGCTCAACATCCTGT
The Scomber scombrus chromosome 24, fScoSco1.1, whole genome shotgun sequence genome window above contains:
- the LOC133976510 gene encoding trace amine-associated receptor 13c-like; this translates as MDGSGGPPLCFPDFNSSCRRPPLPHSESAVLYTLLAFVSLLTVTLNLLVIISISHFQQLHTPTNILLLSLAVSDLVVGLLVMPIEGLRYIERCWLLGSLMCALTPYVAYCMLSASLGHMVLISIDRYLAICDPLLYSTKVTLNRVKISICLCWACSLLYNGLILMGHIGQPDRFNSCHRECVVVISHISGTVDIFIAFLGPCTVMVVLYMRVFVVAVTQMRVIYSQTAATKMRAALTAKRSERKAARTLGILIVVFLMCFCPYYYPALAGQDNSNSLSYFSVLSWFTLMNSTVNPLIYALFYTWFRKAIKLIITLRILQSRSQELNIL